A window of Candidatus Zixiibacteriota bacterium contains these coding sequences:
- a CDS encoding histidine ammonia-lyase, translating into MSVQIGKGKITIYDVQKVARHNEKIELAPAAVERIKTCRRFVDKKVAEKELMYGINTGIGDLAKVALSAEQLEVFQKFLVYSHAAGYGEPLAIEYARAAWTSRVNVLSQGHSGCNLRIVETMVEMLNKGVTPLACEKGSVGACGDLSPMSQLALVMIGEGEAYYQGQRMSAKEAMAKAGIPTIKFEARDGLASINGSNVIAGAGSLLLCDAIMLTKAAEIAAAMTLEALNSNPKAFEEAIHTVRGFKGAVKSAKHLRAIMANSQIMERSGKNVQDAYSLRSAPQVTGAVWDALDYAVAQFETELNGVGDNPIFFPEGDGGYVLTGANFQGTPISYPLDHIGTGITMLNVISERRLNRLLNKALSMGLPAYLTKGAGMFSGMMLMQYTAGALVCENRILSSPASIGSIPAAADQEDFVSMGMTTVLKTRDILKNGMAVIGMELIAAAQAFEFLKPAKPGKGSQAAYEVVRKHVPVMEEDRPLHNDINAMAKAVTSGEVVAAVEAAIGTLN; encoded by the coding sequence ATGAGTGTCCAAATCGGCAAAGGAAAAATCACGATATACGACGTGCAGAAGGTTGCGCGTCACAATGAGAAGATTGAACTAGCCCCGGCCGCCGTCGAGCGCATCAAGACGTGTCGGCGCTTCGTCGACAAGAAGGTCGCAGAAAAAGAGCTGATGTATGGCATTAATACCGGCATCGGCGATCTGGCGAAGGTGGCGCTCTCGGCTGAACAGCTGGAGGTCTTCCAGAAGTTCCTCGTCTACTCGCATGCTGCGGGCTATGGTGAACCGCTGGCGATCGAGTACGCGCGCGCTGCCTGGACGTCGCGCGTCAACGTGCTGTCGCAGGGGCACTCCGGCTGCAACTTGCGGATTGTCGAGACTATGGTTGAGATGCTGAATAAGGGCGTAACGCCATTGGCCTGCGAGAAAGGCTCGGTCGGCGCTTGCGGTGACCTGTCGCCGATGTCGCAACTGGCGCTGGTCATGATCGGCGAAGGGGAAGCCTACTACCAGGGACAACGCATGTCAGCCAAAGAGGCGATGGCCAAAGCCGGCATTCCAACCATCAAGTTTGAAGCCCGCGACGGGCTGGCCTCGATCAATGGCTCCAATGTGATTGCCGGAGCCGGTTCGTTGCTGCTGTGCGATGCCATCATGTTGACCAAGGCTGCCGAAATTGCCGCCGCTATGACGCTGGAGGCGCTTAATTCCAACCCCAAGGCGTTCGAGGAAGCCATACACACAGTGCGCGGATTCAAGGGCGCGGTCAAATCGGCCAAGCACCTGCGCGCGATCATGGCGAATTCACAGATCATGGAGCGCTCCGGCAAGAACGTGCAGGATGCCTACTCCTTGCGGTCGGCACCGCAGGTCACTGGAGCGGTTTGGGATGCCCTTGATTATGCCGTTGCCCAGTTCGAAACCGAATTGAACGGCGTCGGTGACAACCCGATCTTCTTCCCGGAAGGCGACGGCGGCTATGTCTTGACAGGCGCCAATTTCCAGGGCACGCCGATCTCGTACCCGCTCGACCACATCGGCACCGGCATCACGATGCTGAACGTGATCTCGGAGCGGCGGCTGAATCGCTTGCTCAACAAGGCGCTGTCGATGGGATTACCGGCCTACCTGACCAAAGGCGCCGGCATGTTCTCCGGTATGATGTTAATGCAGTACACGGCGGGTGCGCTGGTGTGCGAAAATCGCATCCTCTCTTCGCCGGCATCGATCGGGTCGATTCCGGCCGCGGCCGATCAGGAGGATTTCGTGTCGATGGGCATGACTACGGTTCTCAAGACGCGTGACATCCTCAAGAACGGCATGGCGGTCATCGGCATGGAGTTGATTGCGGCGGCACAAGCGTTTGAGTTCCTGAAACCGGCCAAACCGGGCAAGGGCTCCCAGGCGGCGTACGAGGTCGTGCGCAAGCATGTACCGGTCATGGAAGAGGATCGCCCGTTACACAACGACATCAATGCCATGGCCAAGGCCGTGACTTCCGGTGAGGTCGTGGCTGCGGTTGAGGCCGCAATCGGGACGCTGAATTGA